A genome region from Tidjanibacter massiliensis includes the following:
- a CDS encoding BACON domain-containing protein: protein MKKIFITGIVAAACLLAAACSPTDGESTTASLEVSPSSLTFGAEDTTPQEITVTTTGVEWEYTVPSSADWITVDDGTAGKLLVSVAKNPTAEKRTASIAVKPVNNDDVKAKSVTVTQAGSETPEVYSLTVDPAALTFEAEGAAGQSVKVTASGEGITWSAAVEDAAKEWITLSATEGTEGETTLTVTVQDNPDTAERSANVTLTPSVESAGPKAIRVTQEAKVLPPSFSMSYNGGEIPEEGFTIHYKGETSYDVDVVPVNVEWNVKVEYEAGGSGWLEANKVESENVNKIHIACNLDKRENTSSDPRTARVVVTTNVEDIGPFEIPVTQEGKPEFLSTLEEDVDFGVLTRNRVIASVNNDYRNESKTAWDFILWDEGIEYDFVGNFTGTGDKLCVYLYTEPIQQNDDNEYYLPDGTYTVAATKDDTAYEFQPGDITAGRWGYSHPTFPSGTWYIRMENDTVTGDACITGGTITVTRNGEEYDIAFDFTSDAGYKVTGSFKGALDIRTQ from the coding sequence ATGAAAAAAATCTTTATTACGGGTATCGTTGCTGCGGCCTGCCTGCTTGCCGCAGCCTGCTCGCCGACCGACGGTGAGTCAACCACCGCATCGCTCGAAGTATCCCCCTCGTCGCTCACCTTCGGTGCGGAGGATACGACTCCGCAGGAGATTACCGTGACCACTACCGGCGTGGAATGGGAATATACCGTTCCCTCGTCGGCCGACTGGATTACTGTAGACGACGGAACGGCCGGAAAACTGCTGGTTTCGGTAGCCAAGAATCCGACGGCCGAGAAGCGTACCGCATCCATCGCCGTCAAGCCCGTGAACAACGACGACGTGAAGGCCAAGAGCGTAACCGTCACGCAGGCCGGTTCGGAGACTCCGGAGGTCTATTCGCTGACGGTGGACCCGGCGGCGCTGACTTTCGAGGCCGAGGGTGCCGCAGGCCAGAGCGTGAAGGTGACCGCTTCGGGCGAGGGGATTACCTGGAGCGCCGCAGTGGAGGACGCCGCCAAAGAGTGGATAACCCTCTCTGCGACGGAAGGTACCGAAGGGGAGACGACGCTGACCGTCACGGTGCAGGACAATCCCGACACGGCGGAACGTTCTGCGAACGTCACCCTGACACCGAGCGTGGAGTCGGCAGGCCCGAAGGCCATCCGCGTGACGCAGGAGGCCAAGGTGCTGCCCCCCTCCTTCTCGATGTCCTACAACGGCGGAGAGATTCCCGAAGAGGGATTCACCATTCACTATAAGGGAGAAACCAGCTACGATGTGGACGTGGTTCCGGTGAATGTCGAATGGAACGTGAAAGTGGAATACGAAGCCGGCGGCTCCGGCTGGCTCGAAGCCAATAAGGTTGAGAGCGAGAATGTAAACAAAATCCATATTGCCTGCAATCTCGACAAGCGGGAGAACACTTCCTCCGACCCGCGTACCGCCCGAGTGGTGGTCACCACGAATGTGGAAGATATCGGCCCGTTCGAGATTCCCGTGACGCAGGAGGGCAAGCCCGAATTTCTCAGTACGCTCGAAGAGGATGTCGATTTCGGAGTGCTTACCCGGAATCGGGTAATTGCCTCCGTAAACAACGACTACCGCAACGAATCGAAAACTGCCTGGGACTTTATCCTTTGGGATGAGGGAATCGAATACGATTTCGTGGGGAATTTCACCGGAACGGGCGACAAACTTTGCGTCTACCTCTATACCGAACCGATACAGCAGAACGACGACAACGAATACTACCTCCCCGACGGTACCTATACCGTAGCCGCCACCAAAGACGACACGGCATACGAGTTCCAGCCAGGCGATATTACGGCCGGACGCTGGGGCTACTCCCACCCGACATTCCCGAGCGGTACCTGGTATATCCGCATGGAAAACGATACCGTGACGGGCGATGCCTGCATCACCGGCGGTACGATAACCGTGACCCGAAACGGCGAAGAGTATGACATCGCCTTCGATTTCACCAGCGATGCCGGCTACAAGGTGACCGGTTCGTTCAAGGGTGCGCTCGATATTCGTACGCAATGA
- a CDS encoding BACON domain-containing protein → MKKILFVAAACLLAAACSPTDGESTTASLEVSPSSLTFGAEDTTPQEITVTATGVEWEYTVPSSADWITVDNGTAGKLLVSVVKNPTAEKRTASIAVKPVNNDDVKAKSVTVTQAGSETPEVYSLTVDPAALTFEAEGAAGQSVKVTASGEGMTWSAAVDEAAKEWITLSTTEGTEGETTLTVTVQDNPETVQRVANVTLTPSMESAGPKAIRVTQEAKVLPPSFSMSYNDGDVPEEGFIIDYKGQNKYSIDVVPVNIEWNVKTEYDEGGSDWLQAEKIEGDAVNRINIGVSIFNSENTSSDPRTARVVVTTNVEDIGPFEIPVTQEGKPEFLSTLEEDVDFGVLTKGRIIVAPNNETRQNDCTYWDLILWNEGVEYDNVGNFTGTGDKLTFKLYTDVIQQNDDNEYYIPDGTYTVVPGPETEGHDFAAGEIEGGVWGYSHPQFPSGAWYIRMENDVATGDACIKEGTMTVARSGETYDIIFDFISDAGYKVTGKYEGVFDNIHAQ, encoded by the coding sequence ATGAAAAAGATATTGTTCGTTGCAGCGGCCTGCCTGCTCGCCGCAGCCTGCTCGCCGACCGACGGTGAGTCAACCACCGCATCGCTCGAAGTATCCCCCTCGTCGCTCACCTTCGGGGCGGAGGATACGACTCCGCAGGAGATTACCGTGACCGCTACCGGCGTGGAGTGGGAATATACCGTTCCCTCGTCGGCCGACTGGATTACCGTGGACAACGGAACGGCCGGAAAACTGCTGGTTTCGGTAGTCAAAAACCCGACCGCCGAGAAGCGTACCGCATCCATCGCCGTCAAGCCCGTGAACAACGACGACGTGAAGGCCAAGAGCGTAACCGTCACGCAGGCCGGTTCGGAGACTCCGGAGGTCTATTCGCTGACGGTAGACCCGGCGGCACTGACTTTCGAGGCCGAGGGTGCCGCAGGCCAGAGCGTGAAGGTGACCGCTTCGGGCGAGGGGATGACCTGGAGCGCCGCGGTTGATGAGGCCGCCAAAGAGTGGATAACCCTTTCGACGACGGAAGGTACCGAGGGGGAGACGACGCTGACCGTCACCGTACAGGACAATCCCGAAACCGTACAGCGCGTAGCGAACGTCACCCTGACGCCGAGTATGGAGTCGGCAGGCCCGAAGGCCATCCGCGTGACGCAGGAGGCCAAGGTGCTGCCCCCCTCTTTCTCGATGTCCTACAACGACGGCGACGTACCGGAGGAGGGATTTATCATTGATTATAAGGGGCAAAACAAATACAGTATCGATGTTGTTCCCGTCAATATCGAATGGAACGTAAAAACGGAATACGACGAGGGAGGCTCCGATTGGTTACAGGCGGAAAAAATCGAAGGGGATGCAGTCAATCGCATCAATATCGGCGTCAGTATCTTCAATTCGGAGAACACTTCCTCCGACCCGCGTACCGCCCGAGTGGTGGTCACCACGAATGTGGAAGATATCGGCCCGTTCGAGATTCCCGTGACGCAGGAGGGCAAGCCCGAATTCCTCAGCACGCTCGAAGAGGATGTCGATTTCGGAGTGCTCACGAAAGGCAGAATAATCGTTGCGCCCAACAATGAAACCAGACAGAATGACTGCACCTATTGGGACTTGATTCTTTGGAATGAAGGGGTTGAATACGACAACGTGGGAAACTTCACCGGAACAGGCGACAAATTAACCTTCAAACTCTATACCGATGTCATACAGCAGAACGACGATAACGAATACTACATTCCCGACGGTACCTATACCGTAGTACCCGGCCCCGAAACGGAAGGGCACGACTTCGCAGCCGGAGAGATAGAAGGCGGAGTCTGGGGCTACTCCCACCCGCAGTTCCCGAGCGGCGCCTGGTACATCCGTATGGAAAACGATGTCGCAACGGGCGATGCCTGCATCAAGGAAGGTACGATGACCGTGGCCCGCAGCGGAGAGACATACGATATTATATTCGATTTCATCAGCGACGCCGGGTATAAAGTAACAGGAAAATACGAAGGAGTATTCGATAATATTCATGCTCAATAG
- a CDS encoding BACON domain-containing protein, translating into MKKILFVAAACLLAAACSPTDGESTTASLEVSPSSLTFGAEDTTPQEITVTATGVEWEYAVSASADWITVDDGTAGKLLVSVAKNPTAEKRTASITIKPLDNKDIKTKSVTVTQAGSETPEVYSLTVDPAALTFEAEGAAGQSVKVTASGEGITWSAAVDEAAKEWITLSATEGTEGETTLTVTVQDNPDTAERSANVTLTPSAESVGPKAIRVTQEAKVLPPSFSMSYEGGELPAEGFVADYKGSASFQIAVTPVNVIWDVKTQYESGGNDWLQVSKYESETVNLITINFNLRNDSPETRTATITVTTDAEGIGPFEIKASQQGKPDFLSTITEDVSMNLTYCYALVAPNNDYRNEPSTLWDLRLWSDGITYDETNYPNYYVGTGEKLCVYFYSDPLTLNDDNEYYLPDGTYTVTAFGDGGTSLNPGEIRGGGETWNYVFPQGSWYSRVEESNITENALISEGTATVTRNGEVYTITFDFTSDAKYSVTGTFEGEFEIHVQG; encoded by the coding sequence ATGAAAAAGATATTGTTCGTTGCAGCGGCCTGCCTGCTCGCCGCAGCCTGCTCGCCGACCGACGGTGAGTCAACCACCGCATCGCTCGAAGTATCCCCCTCGTCGCTCACCTTCGGGGCGGAGGATACGACTCCGCAGGAGATTACCGTAACCGCCACCGGCGTGGAGTGGGAATATGCCGTTTCCGCCTCGGCCGACTGGATTACCGTGGACGACGGAACGGCCGGAAAACTGCTGGTCTCGGTCGCCAAGAATCCGACCGCCGAGAAACGTACCGCATCCATCACCATCAAACCGCTCGACAACAAGGATATCAAGACCAAGAGCGTAACCGTTACGCAGGCCGGTTCGGAGACTCCGGAGGTCTATTCGCTGACGGTAGACCCGGCGGCGCTGACTTTCGAGGCCGAGGGTGCCGCAGGCCAGAGCGTGAAGGTGACCGCTTCGGGCGAGGGGATTACCTGGAGCGCCGCGGTTGATGAGGCCGCCAAAGAGTGGATAACCCTCTCTGCGACGGAAGGTACCGAAGGGGAGACGACGCTGACCGTCACGGTGCAGGACAATCCCGACACGGCGGAACGTTCGGCGAACGTCACCCTGACGCCGAGTGCGGAGTCGGTAGGCCCGAAGGCCATCCGCGTGACGCAGGAGGCCAAGGTGCTGCCCCCCTCCTTCTCGATGTCCTATGAAGGAGGAGAACTGCCGGCCGAAGGATTCGTCGCCGACTACAAGGGTTCCGCCTCCTTCCAAATCGCAGTCACGCCGGTGAACGTCATCTGGGACGTGAAGACGCAGTACGAATCGGGCGGCAACGACTGGCTGCAGGTCAGCAAATACGAAAGCGAAACCGTCAATCTCATCACCATCAACTTCAATCTCCGGAACGATTCGCCCGAGACACGCACCGCCACCATAACGGTCACCACCGATGCGGAGGGTATCGGCCCGTTCGAAATCAAGGCATCCCAGCAGGGAAAGCCCGATTTTCTGAGTACCATCACGGAAGATGTCAGCATGAATCTGACGTACTGTTACGCTCTGGTAGCGCCCAACAACGACTACCGCAATGAACCAAGTACCCTTTGGGATTTGCGCCTGTGGAGCGACGGCATCACTTACGATGAAACGAACTACCCGAACTACTACGTCGGAACGGGCGAGAAACTCTGCGTCTACTTCTACTCAGACCCGCTCACACTCAACGACGACAACGAATACTATCTTCCCGACGGGACTTACACCGTCACAGCCTTCGGCGACGGCGGTACGAGCCTCAACCCGGGCGAGATACGCGGAGGCGGCGAAACATGGAACTACGTCTTTCCGCAGGGGAGCTGGTATTCGCGTGTCGAAGAGTCCAACATTACGGAAAACGCACTGATATCGGAAGGTACCGCCACCGTAACGCGCAACGGCGAGGTCTATACCATCACGTTCGACTTCACGAGCGACGCCAAGTACAGCGTGACCGGTACGTTTGAAGGCGAATTCGAGATTCACGTACAAGGTTGA
- a CDS encoding BACON domain-containing protein: MNKNYLHKSLAALLAAAALTGCAKDKEEFHYIDLSQVACTFQGEDNQPLTVSVITAPAAWSAAPDASWVTAEKGQDGESLTITVEDNTSGTEREARITVSAGQASQQILVTQLAADNLFARLRKLDTFQQGAVISPSGNYVGGIIPSIAPDDSWLYSPVIIDLRTGETYQHGPFPEALYYMTEASCITDQGLLFINDGMHGGQVAIDTSGNITIPEAVPAGFEGKPKVEATSADGKYWVGYAMDKNGHLGGLYHPLLWTDGVPEVLPMPEKGFREQELTTGVMARGISANGEVAYGTSWENYDFGMLYWKRNGNGFDAPQWVGKDVREMVSGVWTRPDGREYEYTYVNGIICQAWNTQVSPSGKWIAGRYRKEFDPETEQPIDQENYAAFYNTETEKTIIVEDYGESGGQFVTDDGIAFIGLGTLGVTTGKVYDLNTQTDLGDTADWAYDTYGIIIPTGYINYVSADGKMAFGTSASYSVGGISFIKWYIAPPLEKEK; encoded by the coding sequence ATGAACAAAAACTATCTGCACAAAAGCCTCGCCGCCCTTCTGGCTGCCGCGGCACTGACAGGATGTGCCAAAGACAAGGAAGAGTTCCATTACATCGACCTCAGTCAGGTGGCATGTACCTTCCAGGGCGAGGACAACCAACCCCTGACGGTCTCCGTCATCACAGCTCCCGCCGCATGGAGCGCTGCCCCGGACGCCTCCTGGGTAACGGCCGAAAAGGGACAGGACGGGGAGAGCCTGACAATCACCGTCGAGGACAACACCTCCGGAACCGAACGGGAGGCCCGCATCACCGTTTCCGCGGGTCAGGCCTCGCAGCAGATACTCGTCACGCAGCTCGCCGCAGACAACCTGTTCGCCCGTCTTCGAAAACTGGATACATTCCAACAGGGTGCCGTCATATCGCCGAGCGGAAATTATGTCGGAGGAATTATCCCTTCCATCGCGCCGGATGACTCGTGGCTCTATTCGCCTGTCATCATCGATCTCCGAACGGGCGAAACCTACCAACACGGCCCGTTTCCCGAAGCGCTTTATTACATGACCGAAGCGAGCTGCATCACCGACCAGGGACTCCTGTTTATCAATGACGGTATGCACGGCGGTCAGGTAGCCATCGACACCTCGGGCAATATTACCATTCCGGAAGCCGTACCTGCAGGATTCGAAGGTAAACCCAAGGTAGAGGCAACCTCTGCAGACGGCAAATACTGGGTCGGTTACGCAATGGACAAAAACGGTCATCTCGGCGGTCTCTATCATCCGCTGCTCTGGACGGACGGCGTACCCGAAGTGCTGCCCATGCCCGAAAAAGGATTCAGAGAGCAGGAGCTTACAACCGGCGTCATGGCCCGCGGCATCTCCGCCAACGGCGAAGTCGCTTACGGTACCTCCTGGGAGAACTACGATTTCGGCATGCTGTACTGGAAAAGGAACGGCAATGGCTTCGATGCACCGCAATGGGTAGGCAAAGATGTCCGGGAAATGGTCTCCGGTGTCTGGACCAGACCGGACGGCAGGGAATACGAATATACCTATGTGAACGGCATCATCTGCCAGGCATGGAATACGCAGGTCAGCCCCTCGGGAAAATGGATAGCCGGCCGTTACCGCAAGGAGTTCGACCCGGAAACCGAACAGCCGATTGACCAGGAAAACTACGCCGCATTCTACAACACCGAGACCGAAAAGACCATCATCGTAGAGGACTACGGCGAATCGGGCGGACAGTTCGTCACCGACGACGGCATCGCATTCATCGGTTTGGGTACGCTCGGCGTAACTACCGGCAAAGTCTACGATTTGAATACACAAACCGACCTCGGCGACACAGCAGATTGGGCATACGATACCTACGGCATCATTATCCCTACAGGATATATCAACTACGTTTCGGCAGACGGCAAGATGGCATTCGGTACATCGGCATCGTATTCGGTCGGAGGTATCAGTTTCATCAAATGGTATATCGCACCGCCTCTGGAAAAAGAAAAATAA
- a CDS encoding BACON domain-containing protein, giving the protein MRRILFNFIAAAICSSAFITGCTTETKDNVHYVNLSQVACSFLGEGNSPLAVDVKASPAQWTATPGATWVKIERTDERTLTITVDDNGTGAERNTTITIEAGQASQQIRVNQLPLDSEFARYRRLETFQMGAVMSPSGRYMGGFTASIAPDDSWQYSPTIVDTETDEVYEFGPFPESLYYLHQTMAITDQGLLFISDGYNGGQIAIDTSGEIFIPEAPAGYRFRPEIQATSADGKYWVGFAQNESGSNGGLTHPLLWIDGVPHELPMLDLNYRDEEIWVGVMARGISADGSIIYGTSWENSDFGMLYWVNNGENTAKPRWVGEDVREVTEITMQMGDGTEYKTHKVYGCICTAELTKISPSGKWIATTYRTEEPNEGGMSFSITQTPAFYNTETETTIIVDEYSDSTGMYVTDDGIAFIGIGTLGVSSAVVYDLNTRTSLGSMADWVYDTYGIIIPESGFISYVSPDGKHVHGSMPMASAGGVTYVSWYIVPPIAK; this is encoded by the coding sequence ATGAGAAGGATTTTATTCAACTTCATTGCGGCGGCCATATGCTCGTCCGCTTTCATCACCGGCTGCACCACCGAGACGAAAGACAACGTACACTACGTGAACCTCAGCCAGGTGGCCTGTTCGTTCCTCGGCGAAGGGAACTCCCCGCTCGCCGTCGACGTCAAGGCTTCCCCGGCCCAATGGACGGCCACGCCCGGCGCGACGTGGGTAAAAATCGAACGCACGGACGAAAGGACGCTCACCATCACGGTAGACGACAACGGCACCGGTGCCGAACGGAATACCACCATAACCATCGAAGCGGGCCAGGCTTCGCAGCAGATTCGGGTGAACCAACTTCCGCTCGACAGCGAATTCGCCCGCTACCGCAGGCTCGAAACTTTCCAGATGGGCGCGGTCATGTCGCCGAGCGGAAGGTACATGGGCGGATTCACCGCGTCCATCGCACCGGACGATTCGTGGCAGTACTCGCCGACCATCGTCGACACCGAAACGGACGAAGTCTATGAATTCGGCCCCTTCCCCGAATCGCTCTATTACCTCCACCAGACAATGGCCATCACCGACCAGGGACTGCTCTTCATCAGCGACGGCTACAACGGAGGTCAGATAGCCATCGACACCTCGGGCGAAATCTTCATTCCCGAAGCACCGGCCGGTTACAGGTTCCGTCCGGAGATACAGGCTACCTCGGCCGACGGCAAATACTGGGTCGGCTTTGCCCAGAACGAATCGGGCAGCAACGGCGGCCTCACCCATCCGCTGCTCTGGATTGACGGCGTACCGCACGAGCTTCCCATGCTCGACCTGAACTACCGCGACGAGGAGATATGGGTAGGCGTCATGGCCCGCGGCATCTCCGCCGACGGCAGTATCATCTACGGCACCTCGTGGGAAAACTCCGACTTCGGCATGCTCTATTGGGTAAACAACGGTGAAAACACCGCAAAACCGAGATGGGTCGGCGAAGACGTCAGGGAAGTCACCGAAATCACCATGCAGATGGGTGACGGCACCGAGTACAAAACCCATAAGGTCTACGGCTGCATCTGCACCGCCGAACTGACCAAAATCAGCCCCTCCGGCAAATGGATTGCCACCACCTACCGCACCGAAGAGCCGAACGAGGGCGGCATGTCGTTCAGCATCACCCAAACGCCCGCATTCTACAACACGGAAACCGAAACGACCATCATCGTGGACGAATACAGCGACTCCACCGGCATGTACGTGACCGACGACGGCATCGCCTTCATCGGCATCGGCACGCTGGGCGTCTCCTCCGCCGTGGTGTACGACCTGAACACCCGTACCTCCCTCGGCAGCATGGCCGACTGGGTCTATGACACCTACGGCATCATTATCCCCGAAAGCGGCTTCATCAGCTACGTATCGCCCGACGGAAAACATGTTCACGGCTCCATGCCGATGGCATCGGCCGGCGGCGTCACCTACGTCAGTTGGTACATCGTACCGCCCATAGCCAAGTAA
- a CDS encoding BACON domain-containing protein — MKRLFTTGIAAATLLLSCLSGCTKTEETFHYVNLSQVSCSFLGEGNQPLEITVKASPAAYEATPGATWVKATQSEDGKVLILTVDDNDTGAERSTTVTIAAGEALQTITVNQLPKDSAIARYRKLDTFQMGAAMSPSGKYAGGFTASIAPDDSWQYSPTIVDLETGEVYEFGPYPESLHYLTQTMAITDQGLLFISDGFHGGQIAIDLTGNIFIPEAPAGFTNKPQIQGTSADGKYWVGFGMKGKLFEDPAPQKALLWIDGVPHELPWPELNYRNEEAWYGGMARGISANGEIIYGTSWENSDFGMLYWINNGTSTAAPKWVGHDVKEVWEETMKMSDGTEYTTHLVNGLICQAQLTKISPNGKWIASSYRTETPADDRISIVTTQKAAFFNTETETTVIVEDYGESVGVHVTDDGIAFIGIGTLGISSGKVYDLNTGTDLGDTQDWVYDKYGIIIPAGYINYISPDGRFVLGTKAESSAMGVSFINWYIAPPLAK; from the coding sequence ATGAAAAGACTCTTCACTACGGGAATCGCCGCAGCGACGTTGCTGCTATCTTGTCTGTCAGGATGTACAAAAACGGAAGAGACGTTCCACTATGTCAATCTGAGCCAGGTGTCGTGCTCGTTCCTCGGCGAGGGCAACCAGCCGCTCGAAATCACCGTCAAGGCCTCGCCCGCTGCATACGAAGCCACGCCCGGCGCCACATGGGTGAAAGCGACGCAGAGCGAAGACGGCAAGGTACTCATCCTGACCGTCGATGACAACGACACCGGTGCGGAACGCAGTACCACCGTCACCATCGCCGCAGGAGAGGCCTTGCAGACGATTACGGTAAACCAGCTTCCGAAGGACAGCGCCATCGCACGGTACCGCAAGCTGGATACCTTCCAGATGGGGGCTGCCATGTCGCCCAGCGGCAAGTATGCCGGCGGTTTCACCGCTTCCATCGCACCGGACGACTCCTGGCAGTACTCCCCGACCATCGTGGACCTGGAGACCGGCGAAGTCTATGAATTCGGTCCCTATCCGGAATCGCTCCATTACCTGACGCAAACCATGGCCATCACCGACCAAGGTCTGCTCTTCATCAGCGACGGCTTCCATGGCGGCCAGATAGCCATCGACCTCACCGGCAATATCTTCATTCCGGAAGCACCGGCAGGTTTCACGAACAAACCGCAAATACAAGGCACGTCGGCCGACGGTAAATATTGGGTAGGTTTCGGTATGAAAGGCAAACTTTTCGAAGACCCGGCCCCGCAAAAAGCGCTGCTGTGGATAGACGGCGTACCGCACGAATTGCCCTGGCCGGAACTCAACTACCGTAACGAAGAGGCATGGTACGGCGGCATGGCCCGCGGCATCTCCGCAAACGGCGAAATCATCTACGGCACTTCGTGGGAAAACTCCGATTTCGGCATGCTCTACTGGATTAATAACGGTACCAGCACGGCAGCCCCCAAGTGGGTGGGCCATGACGTCAAAGAGGTCTGGGAAGAGACCATGAAGATGAGCGACGGTACCGAATATACGACGCATCTGGTAAACGGTCTCATCTGCCAGGCACAGCTCACCAAAATCAGCCCCAACGGCAAATGGATTGCCAGCTCGTACCGCACCGAAACGCCCGCCGATGACCGGATTTCGATAGTCACGACACAAAAAGCCGCTTTCTTCAATACGGAGACTGAAACGACCGTTATCGTGGAGGATTATGGCGAATCGGTCGGCGTACACGTCACCGATGACGGCATCGCCTTCATCGGCATCGGCACGCTGGGCATCTCCTCGGGCAAGGTGTACGACCTGAATACGGGCACCGACCTGGGCGACACGCAGGATTGGGTGTACGACAAATACGGCATTATCATTCCGGCCGGTTACATCAACTACATTTCCCCAGACGGCCGGTTCGTGCTCGGCACCAAGGCCGAATCTTCGGCAATGGGCGTATCCTTCATCAACTGGTATATCGCACCGCCCCTCGCGAAATAA